The nucleotide sequence TACATTGAAATTAATCTTAGCGTTCAATGCCCTAAAAACCTTCAATATAGTATCAAACCGTGCATCAGTCAGGTTATTTTCAACCTTGGAAATTTGTGCTTTTTTTACTCCAACCAGCTCTCCAAGTTGACTTTGAGTTAAATGCTTCTCTTCTCTTATTCTTTTGATTGTTTGTCCTAAAATATCAAGACTCAATTCTTCTTCAAAAGCATCTCTATCTTCAGTCCCAACTTTGCCTATATGCTTATCAATCATTTCATCCAGGCTTGTTCTGCGTAATTTATTG is from Marinilabiliales bacterium and encodes:
- a CDS encoding XRE family transcriptional regulator, encoding MENNKLRRTSLDEMIDKHIGKVGTEDRDAFEEELSLDILGQTIKRIREEKHLTQSQLGELVGVKKAQISKVENNLTDARFDTILKVFRALNAKINFNVELK